Proteins encoded together in one Candidatus Nitrosocaldus cavascurensis window:
- a CDS encoding Nre family DNA repair protein yields MSSKYTSYYPSLTLPMLHPTHTNLNPSICMQCRGSKYLCGLAYCPIIVASVKTMLERINVDKSIDGYTPPSIFVGRLGYPKVSIGPMMPVVEHYIDSVGIGIYDCPEHWHNIALDDVLRFRLAMVRGKVKAHVDDASPARCNGISSIVQELAMAKVPIDAEMHLKHRPSGLNLSEYLPPSGPSAEMERLRVGSIRVDERIEHAYYDDLSASEAILQLYSKGVRISSIIRALSAGCLGYRGRRRFVPTRWSITAVDDTISKALIEQIRYEPSIDEYMVYFRDVSMNRFVCILLPGTWEFEWIEAWFPNTTWNVYGSRYEMIGDHEGYIGRKGYARVGGCYYSARLAVAEHLASIRRQARVIMLREIYPGFNIPVGVWFVRENVRAMLKGNVARFTSMDDAIKYAMSMLKIPLEEWARESSMLRGAQMRLSDYMQ; encoded by the coding sequence ATGTCTAGCAAGTATACATCATACTACCCATCTCTTACCCTTCCCATGCTACATCCTACACATACAAATCTTAACCCATCGATCTGCATGCAATGTAGGGGTAGCAAGTACCTCTGTGGTCTAGCGTACTGCCCAATAATTGTAGCAAGTGTAAAGACCATGCTTGAAAGGATAAATGTAGATAAGAGCATTGATGGTTATACACCACCATCCATATTCGTTGGTAGGTTAGGGTATCCAAAGGTCAGCATAGGACCAATGATGCCAGTTGTAGAGCATTATATTGATAGTGTAGGTATAGGTATCTACGATTGCCCAGAGCACTGGCATAACATTGCTCTTGATGATGTGCTTAGGTTCAGGCTAGCAATGGTTAGAGGCAAGGTTAAGGCTCATGTTGATGATGCCTCGCCAGCAAGATGCAATGGAATATCATCCATAGTACAGGAACTAGCAATGGCTAAGGTACCAATAGATGCTGAGATGCATCTCAAGCATAGACCTTCAGGGCTGAACCTGAGTGAGTACCTTCCTCCATCTGGACCATCTGCAGAGATGGAGAGGCTCAGGGTAGGGAGCATAAGGGTTGATGAAAGGATAGAGCATGCATACTACGATGATCTCAGCGCAAGTGAAGCAATACTACAACTCTACAGCAAGGGTGTTAGAATCTCAAGCATAATAAGAGCCTTGAGTGCTGGATGCCTAGGCTACAGGGGTAGGAGGAGGTTCGTGCCTACTAGATGGAGTATAACTGCTGTTGATGATACCATCTCCAAGGCACTGATAGAGCAGATCAGGTATGAGCCTAGCATAGATGAGTACATGGTATACTTTAGAGATGTTAGCATGAACAGGTTCGTATGCATACTTTTACCAGGTACATGGGAGTTCGAATGGATAGAGGCATGGTTCCCAAACACTACATGGAACGTTTATGGGAGTAGGTATGAGATGATAGGTGATCATGAGGGCTATATAGGGAGGAAGGGTTATGCTAGGGTTGGAGGATGCTACTACTCTGCCAGGCTTGCAGTTGCTGAGCATCTAGCATCTATTAGGAGGCAGGCTAGGGTCATCATGCTTAGAGAGATATACCCAGGGTTCAACATACCAGTTGGTGTATGGTTCGTTAGAGAGAATGTTAGGGCAATGCTCAAGGGCAATGTAGCAAGGTTCACAAGCATGGATGATGCTATTAAATATGCTATGAGCATGCTTAAGATACCATTAGAAGAATGGGCTAGGGAGAGCAGTATGCTGAGAGGGGCTCAGATGAGGCTATCTGATTATATGCAATGA
- a CDS encoding ABC transporter ATP-binding protein, which translates to MAKLEVRNVSKVYNHSNGIVKTIDGVSISVEDGEFVCLVGPSGCGKSTLLNIIAGLESPSDGEILLDGRCVSDTGPDRIMIFQEGALFPWLTIIENVEFGLKMAGVEKARRRELAMHYLQLMQLDKFADYYVHQLSGGMKQRVAIARSLVMDPEVLLMDEPFAALDAQTRDLLLVELQLLWQKTKKTILFVTHNIAESVCLADRVIVLTHRPARVKKEVRIDYRRPRLIEDANLSRYASEVIEALKGEVIAAMKEEYKSVDGIVDK; encoded by the coding sequence TTGGCCAAGTTAGAGGTAAGGAATGTCAGCAAAGTGTATAACCACTCAAATGGCATAGTTAAGACTATAGATGGTGTTAGCATAAGCGTTGAGGATGGTGAGTTTGTATGTTTAGTTGGCCCTTCAGGATGTGGCAAGAGTACACTGTTAAACATAATTGCAGGGCTTGAGAGCCCATCTGATGGAGAGATACTTCTAGATGGGAGATGTGTAAGTGATACTGGCCCAGATAGGATAATGATATTTCAGGAAGGAGCATTATTCCCATGGCTTACCATAATAGAGAATGTGGAGTTTGGGCTTAAGATGGCTGGGGTAGAGAAGGCAAGGAGGAGGGAACTTGCAATGCACTATCTTCAGTTGATGCAGTTGGATAAGTTTGCAGACTATTACGTGCACCAACTCTCTGGAGGTATGAAGCAGAGGGTAGCAATAGCAAGATCCCTTGTTATGGACCCTGAGGTTCTGCTCATGGATGAGCCATTCGCTGCCCTAGATGCCCAGACTAGGGATCTTCTGCTTGTTGAACTCCAACTGCTATGGCAGAAGACAAAGAAGACAATACTATTCGTTACACATAACATAGCAGAGTCTGTATGCCTTGCTGATAGAGTTATAGTATTAACTCATAGACCTGCTAGGGTTAAGAAGGAGGTTAGGATAGATTACAGGAGGCCAAGGCTTATAGAGGATGCTAACTTGAGCAGGTATGCTAGCGAGGTTATAGAGGCTCTTAAAGGAGAGGTTATAGCAGCCATGAAGGAGGAGTACAAGAGTGTAGATGGTATAGTAGATAAGTAG
- a CDS encoding ABC transporter substrate-binding protein, with protein sequence MRYKVIVGIVGSALLIISVLLLLSLSTNSKDDHASTVATRLRIGLQANLTHAPALIAKSSDAFSKELGMDVEYRMFKAGPDTMFALLTGQVDVVYTGPIPAIQAYLASNGSVRVIAGATSGGAKFITREGIDTLEDLRGKRFGTPQYGNTQDIALRSYLLEHGLRLKDDGGDITIINAKNPELLLLFKKGEIDGLWVPEPWASIAVNEGGKIFLDERSIWPDGRFATTVLVARSDLIDRSPDLVHKVLNAHINIIRWINEHRDEAMNITSKEIRSMTGKSLPEDVVKNAFSSLEFTYDPMQGSIEGYIRKGKMVGLFHSDATFDRLFYYDGLNSILEEDKSTLNSFMLVK encoded by the coding sequence ATGAGATATAAGGTCATAGTAGGCATAGTTGGATCAGCACTTCTTATAATATCTGTATTACTACTACTATCATTATCTACAAATAGTAAGGATGATCATGCATCTACTGTAGCAACAAGGCTAAGGATAGGTTTACAGGCAAATCTAACACATGCTCCAGCACTTATAGCGAAGAGTAGTGATGCGTTCAGCAAGGAGTTAGGCATGGATGTAGAGTATAGGATGTTCAAGGCAGGTCCAGATACCATGTTTGCACTACTCACAGGGCAGGTTGATGTTGTATATACTGGCCCAATACCTGCCATTCAAGCATACCTTGCAAGTAATGGTTCTGTTAGGGTAATAGCAGGAGCAACATCTGGGGGTGCAAAGTTCATAACCCGTGAGGGTATAGATACACTTGAAGATCTCAGAGGTAAGAGGTTTGGAACACCACAGTATGGTAATACACAAGATATAGCCTTGAGATCATACCTACTAGAGCATGGGCTTAGGTTAAAGGATGATGGTGGTGATATAACTATAATAAATGCAAAAAACCCCGAACTCCTACTCCTATTCAAGAAGGGCGAGATAGATGGACTATGGGTACCAGAGCCTTGGGCTAGTATAGCGGTAAACGAAGGAGGGAAGATCTTCCTCGATGAGAGGAGTATATGGCCAGATGGTAGGTTCGCAACTACAGTGCTTGTTGCTAGATCAGATCTGATAGATAGGAGCCCAGACCTTGTTCATAAAGTGCTTAATGCTCATATAAACATCATAAGATGGATAAACGAGCATAGGGATGAGGCAATGAATATTACTAGCAAGGAGATAAGGAGCATGACAGGAAAATCATTACCAGAGGATGTTGTAAAGAACGCATTCTCATCCCTAGAGTTCACATACGATCCAATGCAGGGATCAATAGAAGGTTACATAAGGAAGGGGAAGATGGTTGGGTTATTCCATTCAGACGCTACCTTTGATAGACTGTTCTACTACGATGGTTTGAATAGTATACTGGAGGAGGATAAAAGTACATTAAACTCATTCATGCTAGTTAAATAA
- a CDS encoding NAD-dependent epimerase/dehydratase family protein translates to MRVCVTGASGFIGREVVKQLHMKGYDTIALVRDRSKASYLDRYADIHTIDLVDADVSVLNDIVSNSHAVIHLAAKVRFHPYNTLRAIMVDSTESIARICKEYGVRFVYVSSIAAYGNGHGMIMDEESICNPDTGYGRAKLEAEGIVMSMVKQGLDAIVLRPGYVYGYSNGHGDPISRMLSTGRVFWIGDATNYTGVVHVHDCARTLVECLSYKGSNRVFNVVDDEPVRWLDYLNYACSLLGIGRPVLLPYAPLNALSHLIGSIAKVLNKASDISPDLMRAIRYSARYSNINLKQCMNFRFVYPTYRDGLRQVADEINKDTKY, encoded by the coding sequence ATGAGGGTATGTGTTACAGGAGCATCAGGCTTCATAGGTAGAGAGGTTGTTAAGCAACTTCACATGAAAGGCTATGATACAATAGCATTGGTAAGGGATAGGAGCAAGGCATCATATCTAGATAGATATGCAGATATCCATACTATAGATCTTGTAGATGCTGATGTTAGTGTATTGAATGATATAGTAAGCAACTCCCATGCTGTGATCCATCTAGCAGCAAAGGTTAGGTTCCATCCATACAATACCTTAAGAGCGATAATGGTTGATAGCACTGAGAGCATAGCAAGGATATGCAAAGAGTATGGTGTAAGGTTTGTTTATGTAAGCAGCATAGCAGCGTATGGTAATGGTCATGGGATGATCATGGATGAGGAGAGTATATGCAATCCTGATACTGGTTATGGAAGAGCAAAGTTGGAGGCTGAGGGAATAGTGATGAGTATGGTAAAGCAAGGGCTTGATGCAATAGTGCTTAGACCTGGGTATGTATATGGCTATAGCAATGGTCATGGCGATCCTATATCAAGGATGCTAAGCACTGGCAGGGTATTCTGGATAGGTGATGCTACAAACTACACTGGCGTTGTACATGTACATGACTGTGCAAGGACATTAGTTGAATGCCTCTCATACAAGGGTAGTAATAGGGTATTCAATGTTGTTGATGATGAGCCTGTAAGATGGCTTGATTACCTAAACTATGCATGTTCTCTTCTAGGCATAGGAAGGCCAGTACTGCTCCCTTATGCTCCTCTCAACGCTCTATCACACCTCATAGGTAGTATTGCAAAGGTGCTCAACAAGGCTAGCGATATAAGCCCAGATCTCATGAGAGCAATACGGTACTCAGCAAGATACAGCAATATAAACTTGAAGCAGTGCATGAACTTCAGGTTTGTATACCCAACATACAGGGATGGTTTAAGGCAGGTTGCAGATGAGATTAATAAGGATACAAAGTATTAA
- a CDS encoding Lrp/AsnC family transcriptional regulator, which translates to MELEEFDKRLLAELLRDARRSYRQLADTLQVSTGTVLKHIKDMERAGIIKGYSAMLEHRLLGYTITIVMEVTMSKGRLLEMEREIAKIPNVCAVYDTTGTTDAIIVAKFKSIDELSNFTKHVLSLPYVERTNTHVVLNTIKEDFRLL; encoded by the coding sequence ATGGAACTTGAAGAGTTCGATAAACGCTTACTTGCTGAACTGCTCAGGGATGCAAGGAGATCCTACAGACAGTTGGCAGATACCTTGCAAGTATCAACTGGCACAGTACTCAAGCATATTAAGGATATGGAGAGAGCAGGGATAATAAAGGGTTACTCAGCAATGCTGGAGCATAGGTTACTTGGCTATACTATAACAATAGTCATGGAGGTTACAATGTCTAAAGGTAGATTGCTTGAGATGGAGAGGGAGATAGCAAAGATCCCAAACGTATGTGCTGTCTACGATACCACAGGCACAACAGATGCCATAATAGTTGCAAAGTTCAAGAGTATAGATGAGTTGAGTAACTTCACAAAGCATGTTCTAAGCCTCCCATACGTTGAGAGAACTAATACACATGTTGTGCTTAATACAATAAAAGAAGATTTCAGGCTGCTCTAA
- a CDS encoding aldo/keto reductase, with product MSKGTIQGYATREGTERFRLRHEGNTTVIGHFKRFNEYALSSIGIGTYLGKADQATDALVVDAVKRSIASGAVNVVDTAINYRFQKSERAVGRALKELIEEGICKRDEVFISTKNGYLTHDADLSMDFWEYIHTNLIKTGVISADDISSGYNCIKVSYLEDQLKRSLKNLGLECIDLIYLHNAAEEQLPDVGRDRFMQMLKEAFEFYEARRREGLIRYYGMATWDCLRVEPDNPLYMNIKDIIDIAENVASKDHGFKFIQLPFNMAMHEAATLKNQVIDGKVYTVMEAATLLGINIFTSVPLLQGRLLHRDVMSLVKAETPALACLQFARSSKAIPLIGQKKREHVEENLRIAKIPPLGNDEFSSIIASLTVRAA from the coding sequence ATGAGTAAAGGGACTATCCAAGGTTATGCAACAAGAGAAGGTACTGAGAGGTTCAGGTTAAGGCATGAAGGTAATACTACAGTTATAGGGCACTTCAAGAGGTTCAATGAGTATGCATTGAGTAGTATAGGGATTGGTACATATCTAGGCAAGGCTGATCAGGCAACTGATGCCCTTGTAGTGGATGCTGTGAAGAGATCTATTGCAAGTGGGGCAGTAAATGTTGTAGATACTGCAATAAACTATAGGTTCCAGAAGTCTGAGAGGGCAGTAGGGAGAGCCTTGAAGGAGCTTATAGAAGAAGGTATATGCAAGAGGGATGAGGTATTCATAAGCACAAAGAATGGCTATCTGACGCATGATGCTGATCTCAGCATGGACTTCTGGGAGTACATACATACAAATCTAATAAAGACTGGGGTTATAAGTGCTGATGATATATCATCTGGCTACAACTGCATCAAAGTATCATATCTTGAGGATCAGTTGAAGAGGAGCCTAAAGAATCTAGGGTTGGAGTGCATAGATCTGATCTACCTTCATAATGCTGCTGAGGAGCAACTGCCAGATGTTGGTAGGGATAGGTTTATGCAGATGCTAAAAGAAGCGTTTGAGTTCTACGAGGCAAGGAGGAGGGAAGGGCTCATCAGGTACTATGGGATGGCTACATGGGACTGCTTAAGGGTTGAGCCAGACAATCCTCTGTACATGAATATTAAGGATATAATTGATATTGCAGAGAATGTTGCTAGCAAAGATCATGGGTTCAAGTTCATACAGCTACCATTCAATATGGCAATGCATGAGGCAGCAACACTCAAGAACCAAGTTATAGATGGCAAGGTCTATACAGTTATGGAGGCTGCTACGCTGCTTGGCATAAACATATTCACAAGTGTGCCATTACTTCAGGGTAGGTTACTGCATAGGGATGTTATGAGTCTGGTAAAGGCAGAGACACCAGCACTTGCATGCTTACAGTTTGCAAGATCATCAAAAGCAATACCCTTGATAGGGCAGAAGAAAAGAGAGCATGTTGAGGAAAATCTAAGGATAGCAAAGATACCACCATTAGGCAATGATGAGTTCTCAAGCATAATAGCCTCTTTAACTGTTAGAGCAGCCTGA
- a CDS encoding prenyltransferase, with protein MVSAWLRAIRVRFLLASIISVSIGLAIALWKHDALDPLHALLTYIGVLSLHASVDLLNDYWDYRSGIDKVTRRTPFSGGTGVLPEHMLSPSSVYRAGIAFLIIGAVIGLYFVAVRGIAIAIILAFAVAAVYLYSTSIVRIGLGEFFVALKGTMIVVGTYYVQVGALSIEPVYAGTISGMLSSLVLFINSFPDYEADRSGGRRTLVILLGPARASRLFIAFPSAVYIMIIAGVVLQILPLYTLATLLALPLALRAYRILKARYDDAEGLIPCMSSTVAFSRIVGIAIVVGVLVEYLLF; from the coding sequence ATGGTGTCTGCATGGCTTAGAGCGATAAGGGTAAGGTTCCTTCTAGCCTCCATAATATCTGTAAGTATTGGTCTAGCCATAGCATTATGGAAGCATGATGCTCTAGACCCTCTTCATGCACTTCTCACATACATTGGTGTGCTTAGCCTACATGCTAGCGTTGATCTCCTGAACGATTACTGGGACTACAGATCTGGTATAGATAAGGTTACTAGAAGGACCCCCTTCTCTGGAGGGACTGGTGTGCTACCAGAGCATATGCTCTCACCATCAAGTGTGTATAGAGCAGGGATAGCATTCCTTATAATAGGAGCAGTTATAGGTCTATACTTCGTTGCAGTTAGAGGTATTGCTATAGCTATAATACTTGCATTTGCCGTAGCAGCAGTGTACCTGTACTCAACTAGCATAGTAAGGATAGGCTTAGGGGAGTTCTTTGTTGCTTTAAAGGGTACTATGATAGTTGTAGGCACCTACTATGTGCAGGTAGGAGCATTGAGCATTGAGCCTGTTTATGCTGGAACCATATCTGGCATGCTATCCTCATTGGTACTCTTCATCAACTCATTCCCAGATTATGAGGCAGATAGGAGTGGTGGTAGAAGGACCCTTGTGATACTGCTTGGTCCTGCTAGAGCATCAAGGCTATTCATAGCATTCCCTAGTGCAGTGTACATTATGATTATAGCAGGTGTAGTATTGCAGATATTGCCATTATACACCCTTGCTACCCTTCTAGCATTACCCCTTGCACTTAGAGCATATAGGATACTTAAGGCAAGGTATGATGATGCTGAAGGGCTTATACCATGCATGAGCAGCACTGTAGCATTCTCAAGGATAGTTGGTATAGCAATTGTAGTAGGAGTTCTAGTTGAGTACCTATTATTCTAG
- a CDS encoding DUF2203 domain-containing protein, translating into MMLDWIDGGVSMFQYFTPQQANRILGEVRRRFNNIVAIRDEVLELQEELQSIVDHDASLQVYIEKKQELNSALTRLYAAIEELEAMGVVLKSIDEGLIDFPAKRFGEDVWLCWKSGEDEVKFWHGKDEGFMGRKPLPVSDESLV; encoded by the coding sequence ATGATGCTTGATTGGATAGATGGAGGGGTGAGCATGTTCCAGTACTTCACACCACAGCAGGCTAACAGAATTCTAGGAGAGGTTAGGAGGAGGTTCAACAACATAGTTGCTATAAGGGATGAGGTGCTTGAATTACAGGAGGAGTTACAGAGCATAGTTGATCATGATGCCTCTCTCCAAGTATATATAGAGAAGAAGCAGGAACTCAACTCTGCACTTACAAGGCTATACGCTGCAATTGAGGAGTTGGAGGCTATGGGTGTTGTGCTTAAGAGCATAGATGAAGGGTTGATAGACTTTCCAGCTAAGAGGTTTGGAGAAGATGTATGGCTCTGCTGGAAGTCTGGAGAGGATGAGGTTAAGTTCTGGCATGGTAAGGATGAAGGCTTCATGGGTAGGAAGCCTCTGCCAGTTAGTGATGAGTCTCTAGTATAA
- a CDS encoding THUMP domain-containing protein, producing the protein MDILLTCPPGLEDIVELEAREKLPHAHVSKRHMGIRGHVLLHLCEHDECINKVLSMRSIHHVMRYITSFSIDRSKDALNTIYRNVLALDFGNVLDEGVRFRVTSERLGRHEFTSIDVQRAAGKAIVDRFSSKVDLKHYDVEVRVDVVGEQCIVGIALTKESLHKRGYRVFDHPAALKASIAYAMLRLAEPRAGNILVDPMCGSGTIPIEAALSMSMLNLELYGFDVNTIYIDGAKANAESAGVGKCIRFMCYDCRILDRLVTPDRIVTNPPYGIRMEPSIGLRRLYMEFAKASYRAMVDGGRIVVITLKHGMMKSMLSSSGFNVSKSIPVMHGDLWAHIIVGEKR; encoded by the coding sequence ATGGACATCTTACTCACCTGCCCTCCTGGCTTAGAAGATATAGTTGAGTTAGAGGCAAGAGAGAAGTTACCACATGCACATGTGAGCAAGAGGCATATGGGGATAAGGGGGCACGTACTCCTCCACCTTTGTGAGCATGATGAGTGTATAAACAAGGTACTCTCAATGCGCTCCATACATCATGTGATGAGGTATATAACATCCTTCAGCATAGATAGGAGCAAGGATGCCCTCAACACAATATACAGGAATGTTCTTGCTTTAGACTTTGGCAATGTGCTTGATGAGGGAGTTAGGTTCAGGGTTACAAGTGAGAGGCTTGGGAGGCATGAGTTCACATCCATAGATGTGCAGAGAGCTGCTGGCAAGGCAATAGTTGATAGGTTCTCAAGTAAGGTTGATCTCAAGCATTATGATGTAGAGGTTAGGGTTGATGTTGTAGGGGAGCAGTGCATAGTAGGCATAGCATTGACAAAGGAGTCACTACATAAGAGAGGGTATAGAGTATTTGATCATCCAGCAGCACTAAAGGCAAGTATAGCGTATGCTATGCTTAGGCTTGCAGAACCTAGAGCAGGGAATATACTTGTAGATCCAATGTGTGGTTCTGGCACAATACCCATAGAGGCAGCACTATCCATGTCAATGCTGAACCTAGAACTCTATGGGTTTGATGTAAATACCATTTACATAGATGGTGCAAAGGCAAATGCAGAGAGTGCAGGGGTTGGGAAGTGTATAAGGTTCATGTGCTATGATTGTAGGATACTTGATAGGCTGGTTACACCCGATAGGATAGTCACAAACCCTCCATATGGGATAAGGATGGAGCCTAGCATTGGGCTAAGGAGGCTCTACATGGAGTTTGCAAAAGCATCGTACAGGGCTATGGTTGATGGTGGTAGGATAGTTGTTATAACACTCAAGCATGGGATGATGAAGAGCATGCTCTCATCCTCTGGCTTCAATGTAAGCAAGAGTATCCCTGTTATGCATGGAGACCTATGGGCACATATAATAGTTGGAGAGAAGAGGTGA
- a CDS encoding nucleotidyltransferase domain-containing protein: MEMGKGGRREKGDDEYNAMDRDDSINLATISVEESEELSRIVNAIAEEYGCEIISYCIYGSKVAGYARPDSDYDILLVLKDYKDIIKYVYVRDGAKLNASLLIVDGKALLRDAERAMLGEFVAGRLLHPYLPLYNGSYLNDVETIYKKRVIVEEYGTLLGLNPLIATDEVSIPLEYFLFSKIKKRAKIYPHALYSYVKTYTGSHASRNMEISRRGFMRALRELEQEGIVEVRNVHVDDGKCYYHIILKDRSKGKGKGNNKALMKEMLRGAFAWLVHSYAARRTLNFFREEAVSKLNRRKEVKAYTIPPALDNPSILLKVNEGIVADGNSWLDMVAESLGFRDGYTARFTSIGDKHAATSLCTLEQEVGGEVKKKESIVIKYYTNMKMAKWIALNVWLAGIRRYDISPEKRMMNEYIGVRRVRALGINTPEVVALSFGKRLIAFKYVDGIPLSSILDKLVGNSSSNNNNSNGYGQKQVERVYDRREKGAAGDLLGYVKAYGTILGIIHANGFILGDTKPSNVLVVVTPPLPYNHPPPHPANNSSSITKSTNYYDGILYITDFEQFSPSTNYDDMAWDIACFLYYSLLFKRDEDMARMFVRAFLEGYAQHGSSDAIARAAKSSYFLPFYPAMVLGIIKAVREEIRAFR, from the coding sequence ATGGAGATGGGGAAGGGAGGCAGGAGGGAGAAGGGTGATGATGAGTATAATGCTATGGATAGGGATGATTCTATCAACTTAGCAACCATAAGCGTGGAGGAGAGTGAGGAGTTATCAAGGATCGTTAATGCTATAGCAGAGGAGTATGGATGCGAGATAATCTCATACTGCATATATGGCTCAAAGGTAGCAGGTTATGCTAGACCAGACAGCGACTATGATATCCTTCTTGTACTGAAGGATTACAAGGATATAATCAAGTATGTTTATGTACGTGATGGTGCTAAACTTAATGCATCATTGCTTATAGTTGATGGTAAGGCACTCCTTAGAGATGCTGAGCGTGCAATGCTTGGAGAGTTTGTTGCAGGTAGGCTCCTCCACCCATATCTCCCATTGTACAATGGTTCATACCTTAATGATGTTGAGACTATATACAAGAAGAGGGTTATAGTTGAGGAGTATGGTACACTTTTGGGGCTTAATCCTCTCATTGCTACTGATGAGGTTTCCATACCACTTGAGTACTTTCTATTCTCAAAGATCAAGAAGAGGGCAAAGATATACCCCCATGCATTGTACAGTTATGTGAAGACATACACAGGGAGTCATGCATCAAGGAATATGGAGATTAGCAGGAGAGGCTTCATGAGGGCATTGAGGGAACTTGAACAAGAAGGTATTGTTGAGGTGAGGAATGTACATGTAGATGATGGTAAATGCTATTATCATATCATACTTAAGGATAGGAGTAAAGGCAAAGGCAAAGGCAACAATAAGGCATTGATGAAGGAGATGCTCAGGGGTGCATTTGCATGGCTTGTACACTCATATGCAGCAAGAAGGACCCTTAACTTCTTTAGGGAGGAGGCTGTATCTAAACTTAACAGGAGGAAGGAGGTTAAGGCTTACACCATACCTCCAGCATTAGATAACCCTTCCATACTCCTCAAGGTTAATGAGGGTATAGTTGCTGATGGCAACTCTTGGCTTGATATGGTAGCAGAGTCTCTGGGCTTCAGAGATGGTTACACTGCAAGGTTCACAAGCATAGGTGATAAGCATGCAGCAACAAGCCTCTGTACGCTAGAGCAGGAAGTAGGAGGGGAGGTTAAGAAGAAGGAGAGTATAGTCATCAAGTACTACACCAACATGAAGATGGCAAAGTGGATAGCACTGAATGTATGGCTTGCAGGGATAAGGCGTTACGATATATCGCCAGAGAAGAGGATGATGAATGAGTATATAGGGGTAAGGAGGGTTAGGGCTCTGGGCATAAATACCCCAGAGGTTGTGGCATTATCATTTGGGAAGAGGCTAATAGCATTCAAGTATGTAGATGGTATCCCATTGAGTAGCATACTAGATAAGTTGGTTGGTAATAGTAGTAGTAATAACAACAATAGTAATGGCTATGGACAGAAGCAAGTAGAGAGGGTATATGATAGAAGGGAGAAAGGAGCAGCAGGTGATCTACTTGGCTATGTTAAGGCATATGGAACTATATTAGGCATTATACATGCAAATGGGTTCATACTTGGAGATACCAAGCCAAGTAACGTGCTTGTTGTTGTTACTCCTCCTCTTCCTTATAATCATCCTCCCCCTCATCCTGCTAATAACAGTAGTAGTATCACTAAAAGCACTAACTATTATGATGGTATACTATACATTACAGACTTTGAGCAGTTCTCACCCTCAACCAACTACGATGATATGGCATGGGATATAGCATGTTTCCTCTACTACTCTCTACTATTCAAAAGGGATGAGGATATGGCAAGGATGTTTGTAAGGGCATTTCTAGAGGGTTATGCCCAGCATGGTAGCAGCGATGCTATAGCAAGAGCAGCAAAGAGTTCCTACTTTCTACCATTCTACCCAGCAATGGTTTTAGGTATCATCAAGGCTGTGAGGGAAGAGATAAGGGCCTTTAGGTAA
- a CDS encoding 30S ribosomal protein S27ae has protein sequence MGKGSNTQVWKYYTVEDDRIRKVRRECPRCGRGVFMAEHSDRVTCGRCKYTEFKRKEKERVGKGAEEDGKGKRRKQ, from the coding sequence ATGGGTAAGGGGAGCAACACACAGGTATGGAAGTACTACACTGTTGAGGATGATAGGATAAGGAAGGTAAGAAGGGAGTGTCCAAGGTGTGGTAGAGGAGTATTCATGGCTGAGCATAGTGATAGGGTTACATGTGGAAGGTGCAAGTACACAGAGTTCAAGCGTAAGGAGAAGGAGAGAGTAGGTAAAGGGGCAGAGGAGGATGGTAAAGGAAAGAGGAGGAAGCAGTAG
- a CDS encoding 30S ribosomal protein S24e, whose product MDELVVEEERFNPLLNRVELMCIIKGMNGMLKRQDAAKLIVECRGYAGRFIVPVNMRGEKGKRDLRCLFYIYEDEGTARSQLPRYIIARLTGEKVEKGGKKKGEGDKGKEGG is encoded by the coding sequence ATGGATGAACTGGTGGTTGAGGAAGAGAGGTTTAACCCCTTGCTCAACAGGGTAGAGTTGATGTGTATAATCAAGGGTATGAATGGTATGCTGAAGAGGCAGGATGCAGCAAAACTGATAGTAGAGTGTAGGGGTTATGCTGGGAGGTTCATAGTGCCTGTAAACATGAGGGGTGAGAAAGGCAAGAGGGATCTTAGATGCCTCTTCTACATATATGAGGATGAGGGTACTGCTAGATCCCAACTCCCAAGGTATATAATTGCAAGGCTTACAGGGGAGAAGGTTGAGAAGGGAGGAAAGAAGAAAGGAGAAGGTGATAAGGGGAAGGAGGGGGGTTAG